The following are encoded together in the Diabrotica undecimpunctata isolate CICGRU chromosome 7, icDiaUnde3, whole genome shotgun sequence genome:
- the LOC140446659 gene encoding uncharacterized protein: MVCAAADGTLLSPYVIYKSIHLYDTWKENGPRGLPCCDKPCCNQGTRYNRTQSEWIDGVTFRDWFTTCFLPHARRLEGRKALIGDNLSSHMDVEVLLKMCAEHEIDFICLVPNSTHLCQPLDVGFFRPMKQA, from the coding sequence ATGGTATGTGCTGCTGCAGACGGAACTCTTCTCTCTCCCTACGTCATTTATAAAAGCATTCACCTGTATGATACGTGGAAGGAAAATGGACCGCGTGGTTTACCTTGCTGCGATAAACCATGCTGCAACCAAGGGACGAGGTATAATCGTACTCAAAGTGAATGGATAGATGGCGTAACTTTTAGAGACTGGTTCACAACTTGCTTTTTACCCCATGCACGACGTTTAGAAGGAAGAAAAGCTTTGATAGGAGATAATTTGTCGTCACACATGGATGTTGAAGTTCTTCTTAAGATGTGTGCTGAACATGAAATTGACTTCATATGCTTAGTTCCAAATTCTACCCATTTGTGCCAACCACTAGACGTGGGCTTTTTCAGGCCAATGAAACAGGCTTGA